The Acanthopagrus latus isolate v.2019 chromosome 13, fAcaLat1.1, whole genome shotgun sequence genome contains a region encoding:
- the sh3pxd2b gene encoding SH3 and PX domain-containing protein 2B isoform X1 produces the protein MPRRTVHEVTVQDVQKRRNPNKHYVYIIKVSWSDGSTEVIYRRYSKFFDLQMELLDKFPVEGGQKDPKRRIIPFLPGKILFRRSHIRDVAMKRLRPINEYCRALIQLPVYISQCEEVRVFFETRPEDLNPPKEEPIGKKKSVLLQQPVQGDCLHLVVTVCNAGIVERATTFLKRGDSSAGDPLLLDQYVAVTDYEKQESSEISLHVGQVVEVIEKNESGWWFVSSEDAQGWVPATCLEAQDDPDDFTFPGEEVPRRFWSLPRHMGRRRTLGDLFSTGFGQEEKYSVIYPYSARDEDEIDLERGMIVEVIQKNLEGWWKIRYQGREGWAPASYLKKCDIQKQSAGGAVHASTNDLDSKQNQQNNAAKENRDNGHKENRLSFFSDKKVGSRHRPPPRRDLTIPRGANLPKPPIPPQVEEEFYTIADFQTTIPDGISFQAGIKVEVIEKNASGWWYIQIDDKEGWAPATFIDKYKKTSNALRPNFLAPLPNEMEKLSLADGGSSNASGTDDSWSKPLPDEPTTAPESCARPKLRDWKSGPNKGGCGPLPPAPAAPPVEDKPALPPRRESINKSFELEVAEKPRPDHSKPLPPKPPAPGVIMPMVPPKAAPPFKQDKPPETKKEDKSKPLLLRNEMGLECGHKVSAKEVKKFNLKPVPKHPPKPKSEAPEEKPEAAGPAVFMKAKPVLRPKPVPAAKPDPPSENKLDITNLRSKLRPSKPADLETPAAGNNPQPSPSSPVHIPSLNNGKHCDEPKLPPKHINGHNQESSSPPAKPAVPPHKEPPQRPPAMAPRRPPPPKKETPSSPTELKPPPAPKEIQDVPKIPPPQLNRPPPPKPKGFVAPPPSKEKEEPKVNKVPIPPKPMLKSEKPGPPKDKLPPLLKEPSKDELYLAVADFEGDDNTSGFKVGTVFEVLEKNGSGWWFCKNVREEVEGWIPSNYLSKKP, from the exons ATGGAATTGCTGGATAAATTCCCAGTGGAAGGAGGCCAGAAGGACCCAAAGCGCAGGATCATTCCATTCCTACCAG GGAAGATCCTGTTCAGGAGGAGCCATATCAGAGATGTGGCCATGAAAAGGCTCAGGCCTATCAACGAGTATTGCAGG gccCTCATTCAGCTGCCAGTCTACATCTCCCAGTGTGAGGAGGTCCGAGTGTTTTTTGAGACTAGACCTGAAGACCTCAACCCACCCAAGGA GGAACCCATCGGAAAGAAGAAATCAG TCCTTCTGCAGCAGCCTGTACAAGGAGACTGTCTCCATCTAGTGGTCACAGTGTGTAATGCag GGATTGTGGAGAGAGCGACTACTTTCCTAAAGCGAG GAGACTCCTCTGCAGGAGACCCTCTCCTCCTCGACCAGTATGTGGCAGTCACAGACTACGAGAAGCAGGAGAGCTCTGAGATCAGCCTGCATGTGGGTCAGGTGGTGGAGGTCATCGAGAAAAATGAGTCTG GGTGGTGGTTTGTCAGCTCCGAGGACGCTCAGGGCTGGGTCCCTGCCACCTGCCTCGAGGCACAAGATGACCCTGATGACTTCACTTTTCCAGGAGAAGAAG TGCCTCGGAGATTCTGGTCACTGCCAAGACATATGGGTCGTCGCAGAACTTTAGGGGATCTATTCAGCACAGGCTTTGGGCAAG aggagAAGTATTCAGTGATTTACCCGTACTCGGCCAGAGACGAGGATGAGATCGACTTGGAGAGGGGAATGATTGTGGAGGTGATTCAGAAGAACTTGGAAGGATGGTGGAAGATCAG GTACCAGGGGCGTGAGGGCTGGGCCCCAGCCTCCTACCTGAAGAAGTGTGACATCCAGAAGCAGTCAGCAGGTGGTGCTGTTCATGCAAGCACCAACGACCTAGACTCTAAACAGAACCAGCAAAACAATGCAGCCAAAGAGAATCGAGACAATGGCCATAAAGAAAACCGACTTTCATTTTTCTCCGACAAGA AGGTGGGATCAAGACACAGACCTCCTCCACGCAGAGATCTCACCATC CCACGTGGTGCAAACCTACCCAAGCCGCCCATTCCTCCTCAGGTTGAGGAAGAGTTCTACACCATAGCAGACTTCCAGACCACCATCCCTGATGGTATCAGCTTCCAAGCTGGGATCAAAGTCGAG GTGATTGAGAAGAACGCAAGTGGATGGTGGTACATTCAGATAGATGACAAAGAGGGCTGGGCCCCTGCCACCTTTATTGACAAGTACAAGAAAACCAGTAATGCCCTGCGACCCAACTTCCTCGCCCCTCTGCCCAACGAGATGGAGAAGCTGAGCCTGGCAGATGGTGGCTCTTCAAATGCTTCAGGCACAGATGATAGCTGGTCCAAGCCGTTACCTGATGAGCCCACAACAGCCCCAGAGTCCTGTGCCCGGCCTAAGCTGAGAGATTGGAAGTCCGGTCCCAACAAGGGGGGCTGTGGGCCTTTACCTCCTGCCCCAGCTGCCCCACCAGTCGAGGACAAACCAGCTCTGCCACCTCGACGGGAGTCCATTAATAAGAGCTTTGAATTGGAGGTAGCAGAGAAACCGAGACCAGATCATTCCAAACCTTTGCCCCCAAAACCACCAGCCCCTGGGGTCATCATGCCAATGGTTCCACCCAAGGCGGCACCCCCCTTCAAACAGGACAAACCACCTGAGACCAAGAAAGAAGATAAGAGCAAACCTCTTCTTCTTCGGAATGAGATGGGTCTTGAATGTGGCCACAAGGTGTCTGCCAAAGAGGTGAAGAAGTTCAATCTGAAACCTGTACCCAAACATCCACCAAAACCCAAATCAGAAGCCCCGGAGGAGAAACCAGAGGCAGCTGGTCCTGCAGTGTTCATGAAGGCGAAGCCAGTGCTCCGACCTAAACCTGTTCCAGCTGCCAAGCCAGATCCTCCATCAGAGAACAAACTGGACATCACCAACCTGAGAAGCAAACTGAGGCCATCAAAACCTGCCGATCTTGAAACCCCAGCGGCAGGAAATAATCCTCAGCCCAGTCCTTCTTCCCCTGTCCACATCCCTAGTCTCAATAATGGTAAGCACTGTGATGAGCCAAAACTCCCCCCGAAACATATCAATGGTCATAACCAGGAGAGCTCATCACCCCCCGCAAAACCAGCAGTGCCTCCCCACAAGGAACCCCCTCAGAGACCCCCCGCCATGGCTCCAAGgagacctcctcctccaaagAAGGAGACCCCATCCAGCCCAACTGAGCTGAAACCTCCACCTGCACCAAAAGAAATCCAGGATGTTCCCAAGATTCCACCGCCACAACTCAACAGACCCCCTCCCCCTAAACCCAAAGGGTTTGTAGCACCACCTCCCAGCAAAGAGAAGGAAGAGCCCAAAGTTAACAAGGTCCCGATTCCTCCCAAACCCATGTTGAAGAGTGAGAAACCCGGCCCGCCCAAGGACAAGCTTCCACCTTTACTCAAGGAGCCCAGTAAGGATGAGCTGTATCTGGCCGTGGCGGACTTTGAAGGTGATGACAACACGTCCGGCTTCAAGGTGGGTACAGTGTTCGAGGTGCTGGAGAAGAACGGCAGCGGCTGGTGGTTCTGTAAGAATGTACGAGAAGAAGTCGAGGGCTGGATCCCCTCGAATTACCTGAGCAAAAAGCCTTAG
- the sh3pxd2b gene encoding SH3 and PX domain-containing protein 2B isoform X2, with amino-acid sequence MPRRTVHEVTVQDVQKRRNPNKHYVYIIKVSWSDGSTEVIYRRYSKFFDLQMELLDKFPVEGGQKDPKRRIIPFLPGKILFRRSHIRDVAMKRLRPINEYCRALIQLPVYISQCEEVRVFFETRPEDLNPPKEEPIGKKKSGIVERATTFLKRGDSSAGDPLLLDQYVAVTDYEKQESSEISLHVGQVVEVIEKNESGWWFVSSEDAQGWVPATCLEAQDDPDDFTFPGEEVPRRFWSLPRHMGRRRTLGDLFSTGFGQEEKYSVIYPYSARDEDEIDLERGMIVEVIQKNLEGWWKIRYQGREGWAPASYLKKCDIQKQSAGGAVHASTNDLDSKQNQQNNAAKENRDNGHKENRLSFFSDKKVGSRHRPPPRRDLTIPRGANLPKPPIPPQVEEEFYTIADFQTTIPDGISFQAGIKVEVIEKNASGWWYIQIDDKEGWAPATFIDKYKKTSNALRPNFLAPLPNEMEKLSLADGGSSNASGTDDSWSKPLPDEPTTAPESCARPKLRDWKSGPNKGGCGPLPPAPAAPPVEDKPALPPRRESINKSFELEVAEKPRPDHSKPLPPKPPAPGVIMPMVPPKAAPPFKQDKPPETKKEDKSKPLLLRNEMGLECGHKVSAKEVKKFNLKPVPKHPPKPKSEAPEEKPEAAGPAVFMKAKPVLRPKPVPAAKPDPPSENKLDITNLRSKLRPSKPADLETPAAGNNPQPSPSSPVHIPSLNNGKHCDEPKLPPKHINGHNQESSSPPAKPAVPPHKEPPQRPPAMAPRRPPPPKKETPSSPTELKPPPAPKEIQDVPKIPPPQLNRPPPPKPKGFVAPPPSKEKEEPKVNKVPIPPKPMLKSEKPGPPKDKLPPLLKEPSKDELYLAVADFEGDDNTSGFKVGTVFEVLEKNGSGWWFCKNVREEVEGWIPSNYLSKKP; translated from the exons ATGGAATTGCTGGATAAATTCCCAGTGGAAGGAGGCCAGAAGGACCCAAAGCGCAGGATCATTCCATTCCTACCAG GGAAGATCCTGTTCAGGAGGAGCCATATCAGAGATGTGGCCATGAAAAGGCTCAGGCCTATCAACGAGTATTGCAGG gccCTCATTCAGCTGCCAGTCTACATCTCCCAGTGTGAGGAGGTCCGAGTGTTTTTTGAGACTAGACCTGAAGACCTCAACCCACCCAAGGA GGAACCCATCGGAAAGAAGAAATCAG GGATTGTGGAGAGAGCGACTACTTTCCTAAAGCGAG GAGACTCCTCTGCAGGAGACCCTCTCCTCCTCGACCAGTATGTGGCAGTCACAGACTACGAGAAGCAGGAGAGCTCTGAGATCAGCCTGCATGTGGGTCAGGTGGTGGAGGTCATCGAGAAAAATGAGTCTG GGTGGTGGTTTGTCAGCTCCGAGGACGCTCAGGGCTGGGTCCCTGCCACCTGCCTCGAGGCACAAGATGACCCTGATGACTTCACTTTTCCAGGAGAAGAAG TGCCTCGGAGATTCTGGTCACTGCCAAGACATATGGGTCGTCGCAGAACTTTAGGGGATCTATTCAGCACAGGCTTTGGGCAAG aggagAAGTATTCAGTGATTTACCCGTACTCGGCCAGAGACGAGGATGAGATCGACTTGGAGAGGGGAATGATTGTGGAGGTGATTCAGAAGAACTTGGAAGGATGGTGGAAGATCAG GTACCAGGGGCGTGAGGGCTGGGCCCCAGCCTCCTACCTGAAGAAGTGTGACATCCAGAAGCAGTCAGCAGGTGGTGCTGTTCATGCAAGCACCAACGACCTAGACTCTAAACAGAACCAGCAAAACAATGCAGCCAAAGAGAATCGAGACAATGGCCATAAAGAAAACCGACTTTCATTTTTCTCCGACAAGA AGGTGGGATCAAGACACAGACCTCCTCCACGCAGAGATCTCACCATC CCACGTGGTGCAAACCTACCCAAGCCGCCCATTCCTCCTCAGGTTGAGGAAGAGTTCTACACCATAGCAGACTTCCAGACCACCATCCCTGATGGTATCAGCTTCCAAGCTGGGATCAAAGTCGAG GTGATTGAGAAGAACGCAAGTGGATGGTGGTACATTCAGATAGATGACAAAGAGGGCTGGGCCCCTGCCACCTTTATTGACAAGTACAAGAAAACCAGTAATGCCCTGCGACCCAACTTCCTCGCCCCTCTGCCCAACGAGATGGAGAAGCTGAGCCTGGCAGATGGTGGCTCTTCAAATGCTTCAGGCACAGATGATAGCTGGTCCAAGCCGTTACCTGATGAGCCCACAACAGCCCCAGAGTCCTGTGCCCGGCCTAAGCTGAGAGATTGGAAGTCCGGTCCCAACAAGGGGGGCTGTGGGCCTTTACCTCCTGCCCCAGCTGCCCCACCAGTCGAGGACAAACCAGCTCTGCCACCTCGACGGGAGTCCATTAATAAGAGCTTTGAATTGGAGGTAGCAGAGAAACCGAGACCAGATCATTCCAAACCTTTGCCCCCAAAACCACCAGCCCCTGGGGTCATCATGCCAATGGTTCCACCCAAGGCGGCACCCCCCTTCAAACAGGACAAACCACCTGAGACCAAGAAAGAAGATAAGAGCAAACCTCTTCTTCTTCGGAATGAGATGGGTCTTGAATGTGGCCACAAGGTGTCTGCCAAAGAGGTGAAGAAGTTCAATCTGAAACCTGTACCCAAACATCCACCAAAACCCAAATCAGAAGCCCCGGAGGAGAAACCAGAGGCAGCTGGTCCTGCAGTGTTCATGAAGGCGAAGCCAGTGCTCCGACCTAAACCTGTTCCAGCTGCCAAGCCAGATCCTCCATCAGAGAACAAACTGGACATCACCAACCTGAGAAGCAAACTGAGGCCATCAAAACCTGCCGATCTTGAAACCCCAGCGGCAGGAAATAATCCTCAGCCCAGTCCTTCTTCCCCTGTCCACATCCCTAGTCTCAATAATGGTAAGCACTGTGATGAGCCAAAACTCCCCCCGAAACATATCAATGGTCATAACCAGGAGAGCTCATCACCCCCCGCAAAACCAGCAGTGCCTCCCCACAAGGAACCCCCTCAGAGACCCCCCGCCATGGCTCCAAGgagacctcctcctccaaagAAGGAGACCCCATCCAGCCCAACTGAGCTGAAACCTCCACCTGCACCAAAAGAAATCCAGGATGTTCCCAAGATTCCACCGCCACAACTCAACAGACCCCCTCCCCCTAAACCCAAAGGGTTTGTAGCACCACCTCCCAGCAAAGAGAAGGAAGAGCCCAAAGTTAACAAGGTCCCGATTCCTCCCAAACCCATGTTGAAGAGTGAGAAACCCGGCCCGCCCAAGGACAAGCTTCCACCTTTACTCAAGGAGCCCAGTAAGGATGAGCTGTATCTGGCCGTGGCGGACTTTGAAGGTGATGACAACACGTCCGGCTTCAAGGTGGGTACAGTGTTCGAGGTGCTGGAGAAGAACGGCAGCGGCTGGTGGTTCTGTAAGAATGTACGAGAAGAAGTCGAGGGCTGGATCCCCTCGAATTACCTGAGCAAAAAGCCTTAG
- the sh3pxd2b gene encoding SH3 and PX domain-containing protein 2B isoform X4, which translates to MPRRTVHEVTVQDVQKRRNPNKHYVYIIKVSWSDGSTEVIYRRYSKFFDLQMELLDKFPVEGGQKDPKRRIIPFLPGKILFRRSHIRDVAMKRLRPINEYCRALIQLPVYISQCEEVRVFFETRPEDLNPPKEEPIGKKKSGDSSAGDPLLLDQYVAVTDYEKQESSEISLHVGQVVEVIEKNESGWWFVSSEDAQGWVPATCLEAQDDPDDFTFPGEEVPRRFWSLPRHMGRRRTLGDLFSTGFGQEEKYSVIYPYSARDEDEIDLERGMIVEVIQKNLEGWWKIRYQGREGWAPASYLKKCDIQKQSAGGAVHASTNDLDSKQNQQNNAAKENRDNGHKENRLSFFSDKKVGSRHRPPPRRDLTIPRGANLPKPPIPPQVEEEFYTIADFQTTIPDGISFQAGIKVEVIEKNASGWWYIQIDDKEGWAPATFIDKYKKTSNALRPNFLAPLPNEMEKLSLADGGSSNASGTDDSWSKPLPDEPTTAPESCARPKLRDWKSGPNKGGCGPLPPAPAAPPVEDKPALPPRRESINKSFELEVAEKPRPDHSKPLPPKPPAPGVIMPMVPPKAAPPFKQDKPPETKKEDKSKPLLLRNEMGLECGHKVSAKEVKKFNLKPVPKHPPKPKSEAPEEKPEAAGPAVFMKAKPVLRPKPVPAAKPDPPSENKLDITNLRSKLRPSKPADLETPAAGNNPQPSPSSPVHIPSLNNGKHCDEPKLPPKHINGHNQESSSPPAKPAVPPHKEPPQRPPAMAPRRPPPPKKETPSSPTELKPPPAPKEIQDVPKIPPPQLNRPPPPKPKGFVAPPPSKEKEEPKVNKVPIPPKPMLKSEKPGPPKDKLPPLLKEPSKDELYLAVADFEGDDNTSGFKVGTVFEVLEKNGSGWWFCKNVREEVEGWIPSNYLSKKP; encoded by the exons ATGGAATTGCTGGATAAATTCCCAGTGGAAGGAGGCCAGAAGGACCCAAAGCGCAGGATCATTCCATTCCTACCAG GGAAGATCCTGTTCAGGAGGAGCCATATCAGAGATGTGGCCATGAAAAGGCTCAGGCCTATCAACGAGTATTGCAGG gccCTCATTCAGCTGCCAGTCTACATCTCCCAGTGTGAGGAGGTCCGAGTGTTTTTTGAGACTAGACCTGAAGACCTCAACCCACCCAAGGA GGAACCCATCGGAAAGAAGAAATCAG GAGACTCCTCTGCAGGAGACCCTCTCCTCCTCGACCAGTATGTGGCAGTCACAGACTACGAGAAGCAGGAGAGCTCTGAGATCAGCCTGCATGTGGGTCAGGTGGTGGAGGTCATCGAGAAAAATGAGTCTG GGTGGTGGTTTGTCAGCTCCGAGGACGCTCAGGGCTGGGTCCCTGCCACCTGCCTCGAGGCACAAGATGACCCTGATGACTTCACTTTTCCAGGAGAAGAAG TGCCTCGGAGATTCTGGTCACTGCCAAGACATATGGGTCGTCGCAGAACTTTAGGGGATCTATTCAGCACAGGCTTTGGGCAAG aggagAAGTATTCAGTGATTTACCCGTACTCGGCCAGAGACGAGGATGAGATCGACTTGGAGAGGGGAATGATTGTGGAGGTGATTCAGAAGAACTTGGAAGGATGGTGGAAGATCAG GTACCAGGGGCGTGAGGGCTGGGCCCCAGCCTCCTACCTGAAGAAGTGTGACATCCAGAAGCAGTCAGCAGGTGGTGCTGTTCATGCAAGCACCAACGACCTAGACTCTAAACAGAACCAGCAAAACAATGCAGCCAAAGAGAATCGAGACAATGGCCATAAAGAAAACCGACTTTCATTTTTCTCCGACAAGA AGGTGGGATCAAGACACAGACCTCCTCCACGCAGAGATCTCACCATC CCACGTGGTGCAAACCTACCCAAGCCGCCCATTCCTCCTCAGGTTGAGGAAGAGTTCTACACCATAGCAGACTTCCAGACCACCATCCCTGATGGTATCAGCTTCCAAGCTGGGATCAAAGTCGAG GTGATTGAGAAGAACGCAAGTGGATGGTGGTACATTCAGATAGATGACAAAGAGGGCTGGGCCCCTGCCACCTTTATTGACAAGTACAAGAAAACCAGTAATGCCCTGCGACCCAACTTCCTCGCCCCTCTGCCCAACGAGATGGAGAAGCTGAGCCTGGCAGATGGTGGCTCTTCAAATGCTTCAGGCACAGATGATAGCTGGTCCAAGCCGTTACCTGATGAGCCCACAACAGCCCCAGAGTCCTGTGCCCGGCCTAAGCTGAGAGATTGGAAGTCCGGTCCCAACAAGGGGGGCTGTGGGCCTTTACCTCCTGCCCCAGCTGCCCCACCAGTCGAGGACAAACCAGCTCTGCCACCTCGACGGGAGTCCATTAATAAGAGCTTTGAATTGGAGGTAGCAGAGAAACCGAGACCAGATCATTCCAAACCTTTGCCCCCAAAACCACCAGCCCCTGGGGTCATCATGCCAATGGTTCCACCCAAGGCGGCACCCCCCTTCAAACAGGACAAACCACCTGAGACCAAGAAAGAAGATAAGAGCAAACCTCTTCTTCTTCGGAATGAGATGGGTCTTGAATGTGGCCACAAGGTGTCTGCCAAAGAGGTGAAGAAGTTCAATCTGAAACCTGTACCCAAACATCCACCAAAACCCAAATCAGAAGCCCCGGAGGAGAAACCAGAGGCAGCTGGTCCTGCAGTGTTCATGAAGGCGAAGCCAGTGCTCCGACCTAAACCTGTTCCAGCTGCCAAGCCAGATCCTCCATCAGAGAACAAACTGGACATCACCAACCTGAGAAGCAAACTGAGGCCATCAAAACCTGCCGATCTTGAAACCCCAGCGGCAGGAAATAATCCTCAGCCCAGTCCTTCTTCCCCTGTCCACATCCCTAGTCTCAATAATGGTAAGCACTGTGATGAGCCAAAACTCCCCCCGAAACATATCAATGGTCATAACCAGGAGAGCTCATCACCCCCCGCAAAACCAGCAGTGCCTCCCCACAAGGAACCCCCTCAGAGACCCCCCGCCATGGCTCCAAGgagacctcctcctccaaagAAGGAGACCCCATCCAGCCCAACTGAGCTGAAACCTCCACCTGCACCAAAAGAAATCCAGGATGTTCCCAAGATTCCACCGCCACAACTCAACAGACCCCCTCCCCCTAAACCCAAAGGGTTTGTAGCACCACCTCCCAGCAAAGAGAAGGAAGAGCCCAAAGTTAACAAGGTCCCGATTCCTCCCAAACCCATGTTGAAGAGTGAGAAACCCGGCCCGCCCAAGGACAAGCTTCCACCTTTACTCAAGGAGCCCAGTAAGGATGAGCTGTATCTGGCCGTGGCGGACTTTGAAGGTGATGACAACACGTCCGGCTTCAAGGTGGGTACAGTGTTCGAGGTGCTGGAGAAGAACGGCAGCGGCTGGTGGTTCTGTAAGAATGTACGAGAAGAAGTCGAGGGCTGGATCCCCTCGAATTACCTGAGCAAAAAGCCTTAG
- the sh3pxd2b gene encoding SH3 and PX domain-containing protein 2B isoform X3, producing the protein MPRRTVHEVTVQDVQKRRNPNKHYVYIIKVSWSDGSTEVIYRRYSKFFDLQMELLDKFPVEGGQKDPKRRIIPFLPGKILFRRSHIRDVAMKRLRPINEYCRALIQLPVYISQCEEVRVFFETRPEDLNPPKEEPIGKKKSVLLQQPVQGDCLHLVVTVCNAGIVERATTFLKRGDSSAGDPLLLDQYVAVTDYEKQESSEISLHVGQVVEVIEKNESGWWFVSSEDAQGWVPATCLEAQDDPDDFTFPGEEEEKYSVIYPYSARDEDEIDLERGMIVEVIQKNLEGWWKIRYQGREGWAPASYLKKCDIQKQSAGGAVHASTNDLDSKQNQQNNAAKENRDNGHKENRLSFFSDKKVGSRHRPPPRRDLTIPRGANLPKPPIPPQVEEEFYTIADFQTTIPDGISFQAGIKVEVIEKNASGWWYIQIDDKEGWAPATFIDKYKKTSNALRPNFLAPLPNEMEKLSLADGGSSNASGTDDSWSKPLPDEPTTAPESCARPKLRDWKSGPNKGGCGPLPPAPAAPPVEDKPALPPRRESINKSFELEVAEKPRPDHSKPLPPKPPAPGVIMPMVPPKAAPPFKQDKPPETKKEDKSKPLLLRNEMGLECGHKVSAKEVKKFNLKPVPKHPPKPKSEAPEEKPEAAGPAVFMKAKPVLRPKPVPAAKPDPPSENKLDITNLRSKLRPSKPADLETPAAGNNPQPSPSSPVHIPSLNNGKHCDEPKLPPKHINGHNQESSSPPAKPAVPPHKEPPQRPPAMAPRRPPPPKKETPSSPTELKPPPAPKEIQDVPKIPPPQLNRPPPPKPKGFVAPPPSKEKEEPKVNKVPIPPKPMLKSEKPGPPKDKLPPLLKEPSKDELYLAVADFEGDDNTSGFKVGTVFEVLEKNGSGWWFCKNVREEVEGWIPSNYLSKKP; encoded by the exons ATGGAATTGCTGGATAAATTCCCAGTGGAAGGAGGCCAGAAGGACCCAAAGCGCAGGATCATTCCATTCCTACCAG GGAAGATCCTGTTCAGGAGGAGCCATATCAGAGATGTGGCCATGAAAAGGCTCAGGCCTATCAACGAGTATTGCAGG gccCTCATTCAGCTGCCAGTCTACATCTCCCAGTGTGAGGAGGTCCGAGTGTTTTTTGAGACTAGACCTGAAGACCTCAACCCACCCAAGGA GGAACCCATCGGAAAGAAGAAATCAG TCCTTCTGCAGCAGCCTGTACAAGGAGACTGTCTCCATCTAGTGGTCACAGTGTGTAATGCag GGATTGTGGAGAGAGCGACTACTTTCCTAAAGCGAG GAGACTCCTCTGCAGGAGACCCTCTCCTCCTCGACCAGTATGTGGCAGTCACAGACTACGAGAAGCAGGAGAGCTCTGAGATCAGCCTGCATGTGGGTCAGGTGGTGGAGGTCATCGAGAAAAATGAGTCTG GGTGGTGGTTTGTCAGCTCCGAGGACGCTCAGGGCTGGGTCCCTGCCACCTGCCTCGAGGCACAAGATGACCCTGATGACTTCACTTTTCCAGGAGAAGAAG aggagAAGTATTCAGTGATTTACCCGTACTCGGCCAGAGACGAGGATGAGATCGACTTGGAGAGGGGAATGATTGTGGAGGTGATTCAGAAGAACTTGGAAGGATGGTGGAAGATCAG GTACCAGGGGCGTGAGGGCTGGGCCCCAGCCTCCTACCTGAAGAAGTGTGACATCCAGAAGCAGTCAGCAGGTGGTGCTGTTCATGCAAGCACCAACGACCTAGACTCTAAACAGAACCAGCAAAACAATGCAGCCAAAGAGAATCGAGACAATGGCCATAAAGAAAACCGACTTTCATTTTTCTCCGACAAGA AGGTGGGATCAAGACACAGACCTCCTCCACGCAGAGATCTCACCATC CCACGTGGTGCAAACCTACCCAAGCCGCCCATTCCTCCTCAGGTTGAGGAAGAGTTCTACACCATAGCAGACTTCCAGACCACCATCCCTGATGGTATCAGCTTCCAAGCTGGGATCAAAGTCGAG GTGATTGAGAAGAACGCAAGTGGATGGTGGTACATTCAGATAGATGACAAAGAGGGCTGGGCCCCTGCCACCTTTATTGACAAGTACAAGAAAACCAGTAATGCCCTGCGACCCAACTTCCTCGCCCCTCTGCCCAACGAGATGGAGAAGCTGAGCCTGGCAGATGGTGGCTCTTCAAATGCTTCAGGCACAGATGATAGCTGGTCCAAGCCGTTACCTGATGAGCCCACAACAGCCCCAGAGTCCTGTGCCCGGCCTAAGCTGAGAGATTGGAAGTCCGGTCCCAACAAGGGGGGCTGTGGGCCTTTACCTCCTGCCCCAGCTGCCCCACCAGTCGAGGACAAACCAGCTCTGCCACCTCGACGGGAGTCCATTAATAAGAGCTTTGAATTGGAGGTAGCAGAGAAACCGAGACCAGATCATTCCAAACCTTTGCCCCCAAAACCACCAGCCCCTGGGGTCATCATGCCAATGGTTCCACCCAAGGCGGCACCCCCCTTCAAACAGGACAAACCACCTGAGACCAAGAAAGAAGATAAGAGCAAACCTCTTCTTCTTCGGAATGAGATGGGTCTTGAATGTGGCCACAAGGTGTCTGCCAAAGAGGTGAAGAAGTTCAATCTGAAACCTGTACCCAAACATCCACCAAAACCCAAATCAGAAGCCCCGGAGGAGAAACCAGAGGCAGCTGGTCCTGCAGTGTTCATGAAGGCGAAGCCAGTGCTCCGACCTAAACCTGTTCCAGCTGCCAAGCCAGATCCTCCATCAGAGAACAAACTGGACATCACCAACCTGAGAAGCAAACTGAGGCCATCAAAACCTGCCGATCTTGAAACCCCAGCGGCAGGAAATAATCCTCAGCCCAGTCCTTCTTCCCCTGTCCACATCCCTAGTCTCAATAATGGTAAGCACTGTGATGAGCCAAAACTCCCCCCGAAACATATCAATGGTCATAACCAGGAGAGCTCATCACCCCCCGCAAAACCAGCAGTGCCTCCCCACAAGGAACCCCCTCAGAGACCCCCCGCCATGGCTCCAAGgagacctcctcctccaaagAAGGAGACCCCATCCAGCCCAACTGAGCTGAAACCTCCACCTGCACCAAAAGAAATCCAGGATGTTCCCAAGATTCCACCGCCACAACTCAACAGACCCCCTCCCCCTAAACCCAAAGGGTTTGTAGCACCACCTCCCAGCAAAGAGAAGGAAGAGCCCAAAGTTAACAAGGTCCCGATTCCTCCCAAACCCATGTTGAAGAGTGAGAAACCCGGCCCGCCCAAGGACAAGCTTCCACCTTTACTCAAGGAGCCCAGTAAGGATGAGCTGTATCTGGCCGTGGCGGACTTTGAAGGTGATGACAACACGTCCGGCTTCAAGGTGGGTACAGTGTTCGAGGTGCTGGAGAAGAACGGCAGCGGCTGGTGGTTCTGTAAGAATGTACGAGAAGAAGTCGAGGGCTGGATCCCCTCGAATTACCTGAGCAAAAAGCCTTAG